From the Salipiger sp. CCB-MM3 genome, the window TGAGATGCCGGTGATCGAAGCTCTCGTCGATATAGGCCTTGAGCGGCGCCAGCTCGTGATAGTCGCGCACGAAACCGTCGGCGTTCAGTTCGTGCGCCGCCAGCTCGACCACGACGATGTAATTGTGCCCATGCATCCGGGCGCATTGGTGATCTTCGGGCAGATGCACAAGCTGATGCGAGGCGGAGAAGTGAAACTCCTTGCTGATGCGATACATCACGCCTCCTCCCGCGCTGCGATGGCCTGCTGCCAGAAGTCCGGATCGGCGTAGATTGTGGGATCGGCGACGCCCGCCAGATGGAAGGCCTCACGACGCTCGACACAGGTGCCGCAGCGCCCGCAATGGGTCTCGCCGCCCTTGTAGCAGGACCATGTCTGCGCGAAGGGCGTGCCGTGCTTGGCGCCTTCGGTGACAATGTCGGCCTTGGTCCGCTCGACGAAGGGCGTGTAGAGCGACACATCCGCGTAACCGTCGAGCGCATGCCGCTGCATGGTCTCGAAGGCACGGGTGAAGCCGGGACGGCAGTCGGGGTAGATGAAATGATCGCCGCCATGCACGGCGGTAGCGACCGCCTCGTCGCCATTGGCCGCGGCAACGCCGAAGGCGATGGCCAGCATGATGGCGTTGCGGTTCGGGACCACGGTGATGCGCATGGTCTCTTCGGCATAATGCCCGTCGGGCACGTCGATGTCGGAGGTCAGCGCAGAGCCGGTGAGCGCGGCGCCGATGGTGCGCATGTCGATGCGGTGGAACGGCACGCCGAGGCGTTCGGCGGCGGCCTTGGCGAAGTCCAGTTCCTTGGCATGGCGCTGGCCATAGTCGAAGGACACAAGGCGGGTGAGGTCGTGCCGTGCTGCGACCATATGGGCGAGCGAGACAGAATCCAGCCCGCCGGAGCAGATAACGATAGTCTTCATGGTTTAACCCTTGTTTTGATGACCGGGTAGGCTGCGACCGGTGTGGGCGGGTCCATAAAGGCTCGGCTGCCATGGGGCAAGGGCTTTGGCGGCGCGGACACGGGAGCGTGCGCGCCGCCACGCGCGAGGCATGGCCGGGCCCTTGCAGGGTTGGGGGGCGCTGCCCCCGTCCGCTGGCGCGGACTCCCCCGGCGTATTTTGAAAGAGAAGAAGGACCTTTGCGGGGTCAGGCGCGCTTGTTCAGCACATCGACGCCGAGGGTGGTGAGGACTTTTTCTTCGATCTGCTCGGCGTTGAGACCCGCCGTGGCATACATATCCGCCGGGCTCGAATGGTCGATGAACGTGTCGGGCAGCACCATGGAGCGGAATTTCAGACCGTGGTCAAAGACCCCTTCGTCCGACAGAAGCTGCGCCACATGGCTGCCGAAACCGCCGACGGCGCCCTCTTCGATGGTGATCAGCGCCTCGTGGTCCTGCGCCAGTTGCAGGATCAGATCGCGGTCGAGCGGCTTGGCGAAACGGGCGTCGGCGACGGTGGGCGAGATGC encodes:
- the queD gene encoding 6-carboxytetrahydropterin synthase QueD yields the protein MYRISKEFHFSASHQLVHLPEDHQCARMHGHNYIVVVELAAHELNADGFVRDYHELAPLKAYIDESFDHRHLNDVLNVASTAENLARHFYEWCAARWPETASVKVSETPKTWAEYRPAPLAA
- the queC gene encoding 7-cyano-7-deazaguanine synthase QueC, translated to MKTIVICSGGLDSVSLAHMVAARHDLTRLVSFDYGQRHAKELDFAKAAAERLGVPFHRIDMRTIGAALTGSALTSDIDVPDGHYAEETMRITVVPNRNAIMLAIAFGVAAANGDEAVATAVHGGDHFIYPDCRPGFTRAFETMQRHALDGYADVSLYTPFVERTKADIVTEGAKHGTPFAQTWSCYKGGETHCGRCGTCVERREAFHLAGVADPTIYADPDFWQQAIAAREEA